In Vanessa cardui chromosome 6, ilVanCard2.1, whole genome shotgun sequence, the following proteins share a genomic window:
- the LOC124530161 gene encoding uncharacterized protein LOC124530161 has translation MLLEIHLCFIISLPSYIVNGENLDIIVKLNTKDIINELKSEISNNFWSKLVEVFAKNAAKSFINEISNNKITTPALELINDEKLDRAKPLYVKNTLLSEEKAYKLSKEPAPDGDVPGWHSVELSDEEHLPKKNKGIPFYGLTKINGIYVRRLLGLLI, from the exons ATGTTGTTGGaaattcatttatgttttataatttcattaccatcttacatcgtcaacggaGAGAATTTAGATATTATCGTAAAACTCAATACGAAAGACATCATAAACGAACTAAAGTCAGAAATTTCAAATAACTTTTGGTCGAAGTTAGTTGAAGTTTTCGCGAAAAACGCCGCGAAGTCTTTTATCAATGAGattagtaacaataaaattaccACTCCAGCGCTTGA ATTAATAAACGATGAAAAACTTGATCGAGCTAAACCGTTGtatgttaaaaatactttactaaGCGAAGAAAAAGCATACAAACTTTCGAAGGAACCAGCGCCAGATGGTGATGTTCCGGGCTGGCATTCCGTCGAACTAAGTGATGAAGAACACTTACCTAAAAAGAACAAAGGAATTCCCTTTTACGGATTGACTAAAATTAACGGAATTTATGTAAGAAGACTGTTAGgtcttcttatttaa